In Candidatus Bathyarchaeota archaeon, a single genomic region encodes these proteins:
- a CDS encoding acetylornithine/succinylornithine family transaminase, whose translation MNKLEVMDFEKKYMANVYSKKPIVITKGKGALLWDLDGREYIDCMSNYGVSLVGHSHPKVIEEIKKQSELLISCHGSLYNEARSIFLEKIVKITPKELNKVYFANSGAESIECAIKLARKFTGKPEVIAMMGAYHGKTFGALSATWNQKYRKSFEPLVPGFKHVPYGNSEKVRENITEKTAAILVEPVQGEGGVKVPPPTFLQELREICDEKGTLLIVDEVQTGFGRTGKMFACQHSQITPDIMCLAKAVAGGLPLGLTMAKEDIMSSFKVGDHSTTFGGNALACAAATAVLKIIEEENLPARAVDLGSRIIANMKELQNECKIIRDVRGLGLMIGIEFRFDVLNIIMRALENGLLVLDAGRNIVRLLPPLIISQEQLDRAFEILSTIIREEENERLRKTDSN comes from the coding sequence ATGAATAAATTAGAAGTAATGGATTTTGAAAAAAAATACATGGCTAATGTTTACTCGAAAAAACCAATTGTAATTACAAAAGGTAAAGGTGCACTTCTTTGGGATCTAGATGGAAGGGAATACATTGATTGCATGAGTAATTATGGTGTATCGTTAGTTGGACATTCCCACCCAAAAGTCATAGAAGAAATCAAAAAACAATCTGAACTATTAATCTCGTGCCACGGTTCATTATACAACGAAGCCAGATCAATTTTTCTAGAAAAGATCGTCAAAATAACACCAAAAGAATTAAACAAAGTATATTTTGCTAATAGTGGAGCAGAATCTATTGAATGTGCCATAAAGTTAGCTAGAAAATTTACTGGAAAGCCAGAAGTTATCGCAATGATGGGAGCTTATCACGGTAAAACTTTCGGTGCTCTATCAGCTACTTGGAATCAAAAATATCGAAAATCATTCGAACCCTTGGTTCCTGGTTTCAAACATGTTCCCTATGGAAATTCAGAGAAAGTGAGAGAAAACATTACAGAAAAAACAGCTGCTATATTAGTTGAGCCTGTACAGGGGGAGGGTGGAGTAAAAGTTCCTCCACCAACTTTTCTACAGGAATTGAGGGAAATATGCGATGAGAAAGGAACTTTATTGATTGTAGACGAGGTCCAAACTGGCTTCGGTCGTACTGGCAAAATGTTTGCATGCCAGCATTCGCAAATCACTCCAGATATTATGTGTTTGGCTAAAGCTGTAGCTGGAGGATTACCTTTAGGCTTAACTATGGCCAAAGAGGATATCATGTCTTCCTTTAAAGTTGGAGATCACTCTACCACTTTTGGAGGAAATGCCCTTGCATGTGCGGCAGCTACAGCCGTATTGAAAATAATAGAAGAAGAAAATCTCCCCGCTAGGGCAGTAGATTTAGGCTCTAGAATAATAGCGAATATGAAAGAATTGCAGAATGAATGCAAGATTATCAGAGATGTTAGAGGACTCGGTCTGATGATTGGCATAGAATTTAGATTCGATGTTTTGAACATCATTATGAGAGCATTAGAAAATGGACTATTGGTTCTAGATGCAGGACGGAATATTGTTAGACTTTTACCTCCATTAATAATATCGCAAGAACAATTGGACAGGGCTTTCGAAATCTTATCAACCATAATAAGAGAAGAGGAAAATGAGAGATTACGCAAAACAGATTCTAATTGA